From Lagenorhynchus albirostris chromosome 10, mLagAlb1.1, whole genome shotgun sequence, the proteins below share one genomic window:
- the LOC132527581 gene encoding LOW QUALITY PROTEIN: olfactory receptor 2B11-like (The sequence of the model RefSeq protein was modified relative to this genomic sequence to represent the inferred CDS: deleted 2 bases in 2 codons), giving the protein MKHMNESFPEDFILIGFTKYPWLDLPLFFALLISYMFTLLGNIAIILVSQIDSQLQSPMYFFLTSLSFLDLCFTSTTLPQKLFNLGGGANKNITYTGCMTQAYVFHWLGCTECVLLGTMALHHYVAVCKPLRYSVIMNHKLCWQLSSTAWLIGLANSLLQSTLTVQLPLCGNQELDHFFCELPSLIKMACVDTTVSELTVMATFLIMGPLSMILVSYCYIAQAVFQIPSADGRLTAFNTCSSHLLVVSLFYGSGIYIYIQPSGDSPQDVIKVLMLFYCVITPMANPFIYTLRNKDVKGALRRLLKRAILSKRM; this is encoded by the exons ATGAAGCACATGAATGAAAGTTTTCCAGAGGATTTCATTCTCATAGGCTTTACCAAATATCCATGGTTGgatcttcctctcttctttgccCTCCTAATCTCCTACATGTTCACACTGTTGGGAAACATTGCTATTATTCTGGTCTCTCAAATAGATTCCCAACTCCAAAGTCCTATGTACTTCTTCCTCACAAGCCTCTCT TTTTTGGACCTCTGTTTCACCAGCACAACTCTACCCCAAAAGCTGTTCAACCTG GGCGGGGGGGCCAACAAGAACATCACTTATACAGGCTGTATGACCCAGGCCTATGTATTTCACTGGCTAGGCTGTACTGAATGTGTCCTGCTTGGCACCATGGCCTTACACCACTATGTGGCTGTGTGTAAGCCTCTGAGATACTCTGTAATCATGAACCACAAGCTCTGCTGGCAGCTCTCCAGCACTGCTTGGCTCATTGGTCTGGCCAATTCACTACTGCAGTCCACACTCACAGTCCAGCTGCCCCTGTGTGGGAACCAGGAattggaccacttcttttgtgaGCTGCCCAGTCTAATTAAGATGGCTTGCGTGGACACCACAGTCAGCGAGCTTACAGTGATGGCCACCTTCCTGATAATGGGTCCCCTCTCCATGATTCTTGTCTCTTACTGTTATATTGCTCAAGCTGTATTTCAAATCCCTTCTGCTGATGGGAGACTTACGGCCTTCAACACTTGTTCATCACACCTACTGGTGGTGTCTTTATTCTATGGCTCTGGCATCTACATCTATATACAGCCCTCAGGGGACAGCCCTCAAGATGTCATCAAAGTTCTGATGCTATTTTACTGCGTTATTACTCCCATGGCCAACCCATTCATCTACACCTTGAGGAACAAGGATGTTAAAGGAGCTTTGAGGAGACTTCTGAAGAGGGCCATTTTGTCCAAGAGAATGTGA